In Treponema primitia ZAS-2, a genomic segment contains:
- the dnaA gene encoding chromosomal replication initiator protein DnaA, translating into MADGDYDLIWKETMSQIQEELGEQEFAMWFNLEYLGASENELTIGVPSLFYLDQVKTRYQLYIEGKIRELIGKNISIVFIIKTRTKEDPVLPPAEGKPVPEFAPTRGTSLQVSRGTSQVTPKPIQGVTMAHKKRHPQLREDYTFDKYVIGDDNNFAANAAQAVAKNPGTAYNPCLIYGSVGLGKTHLMQAIGNYIHEGTDNKIIYITAEGFMNEFIQYLGEGKMPAFKNKYRYVDVLLIDDIHTLGAKGNQTQEELFHTFNALYNDKKQIVFTCDRPVSELKNLTDRLKSRFSQGLNVDLQPPNYETRCAILKKKVEFQGISIPDEVITFVSKNISTNVRDLEGALNKLIAYTVLGKKTLTLEIAQQQLKDIIHSSKTSQMSIDIIQRVIAEHYHLSPNDLKGRKKTQNIVTPRQLAMYITRELTENSTTEIGQFFGGRDHTTVMHSCQKIEEKIRSDPQTESLIQTLIRLIKDSSVKS; encoded by the coding sequence ATGGCTGACGGGGATTACGATTTAATCTGGAAAGAGACAATGAGCCAGATCCAGGAAGAACTGGGGGAGCAAGAATTTGCCATGTGGTTCAACCTGGAGTATCTGGGCGCCTCAGAAAATGAATTAACCATAGGGGTTCCCTCTTTATTTTACCTGGATCAGGTTAAAACCCGATATCAGCTCTATATCGAAGGCAAAATTCGAGAACTTATCGGTAAAAATATATCCATTGTCTTTATTATCAAGACCAGAACAAAAGAGGATCCTGTCCTGCCACCGGCTGAGGGAAAACCTGTTCCGGAATTTGCCCCTACGCGGGGAACTTCGTTGCAAGTGTCGCGAGGAACTTCGCAAGTTACGCCAAAGCCCATCCAGGGCGTTACTATGGCACATAAAAAACGCCATCCCCAGCTGCGGGAGGACTATACCTTTGATAAGTACGTCATCGGCGACGACAACAACTTTGCCGCCAATGCCGCCCAGGCCGTTGCAAAAAATCCGGGAACCGCTTACAACCCCTGCCTTATCTACGGCAGCGTTGGTTTGGGCAAAACCCACCTCATGCAGGCTATTGGAAACTATATCCACGAAGGTACGGATAATAAAATCATCTATATCACCGCTGAAGGCTTTATGAATGAGTTTATCCAGTACCTTGGGGAAGGCAAAATGCCGGCTTTTAAGAACAAGTACCGGTATGTGGATGTGCTTCTGATTGACGATATCCATACCCTGGGGGCCAAGGGCAATCAAACTCAGGAAGAACTGTTCCATACCTTTAACGCCCTTTACAATGACAAAAAACAGATCGTATTTACCTGTGACCGGCCTGTTTCGGAACTGAAAAATTTGACTGACCGGCTAAAATCCCGGTTTTCCCAGGGCTTGAACGTGGATCTGCAACCCCCTAATTATGAAACCCGGTGCGCCATTCTGAAAAAGAAGGTCGAATTCCAGGGCATTTCCATCCCCGATGAGGTAATCACCTTTGTAAGTAAGAATATATCCACCAATGTCCGGGATTTAGAGGGCGCCCTGAATAAATTAATCGCCTATACGGTACTTGGGAAAAAGACCCTGACCCTGGAAATTGCCCAGCAGCAGCTTAAGGACATAATCCATTCCTCTAAAACAAGCCAAATGTCTATCGATATAATACAAAGGGTCATCGCCGAGCACTATCATTTATCGCCAAATGACCTAAAGGGAAGAAAAAAGACCCAAAATATCGTCACCCCTCGGCAGCTTGCTATGTATATAACCCGGGAGCTGACTGAAAATTCAACTACCGAAATTGGGCAGTTCTTTGGGGGCCGGGATCATACCACGGTAATGCATTCCTGCCAAAAAATAGAAGAAAAGATCCGTTCTGATCCCCAGACCGAATCTTTGATACAGACCCTTATCAGGCTGATAAAGGACAGTAGCGTCAAATCTTAA
- the dnaN gene encoding DNA polymerase III subunit beta yields MKFTCERSILLKEIAIAQEIISSKNAISILSNIYLEAENDSLIIKATNIKVNFETRVPVMVEEAGSTTVFGEKFLGILNSIPDGELEFDQKDMRIIIKPTQRKIKFQLKSIASDKFPEFPVPNNNDAFDLPVKDFKEMIQQTVFAVSDDETRYFMNGVFFEKQTDKLIMVATDGRRLAYIDKPVGANIKDFAGIIVPPKILNTIMRWAGDEGFVSISITDKIIFIQFGSYQLSSVLIEGQFPNYHRVIPESQSYSFSMNRLEMLDALKRVSLLVEQKSRRVYLGVSPGLMSISSEESDIGTAKEEIPCKYEGEDVSMALNYRYIEEPLKVMSEVEISVHFTEPNKVITIKPAPEKDFFHILMPMQLD; encoded by the coding sequence ATGAAGTTTACATGTGAACGAAGCATATTACTCAAGGAAATTGCCATAGCCCAGGAAATCATTTCCTCCAAGAATGCAATTTCAATTCTTTCCAATATTTACCTGGAAGCGGAGAATGATTCCCTTATCATCAAGGCTACGAATATAAAGGTCAATTTTGAGACCCGGGTCCCGGTTATGGTCGAGGAAGCGGGATCTACCACGGTATTTGGAGAGAAATTTCTTGGGATCCTCAATTCCATACCCGATGGGGAGTTGGAATTTGACCAGAAGGATATGAGGATCATCATAAAGCCGACCCAGAGAAAGATAAAATTCCAGCTGAAAAGCATTGCATCGGATAAATTTCCCGAATTTCCCGTGCCAAATAATAATGATGCTTTTGATTTGCCGGTTAAAGACTTCAAGGAGATGATACAGCAGACTGTTTTTGCGGTCTCTGATGATGAAACCCGGTATTTTATGAACGGCGTGTTTTTTGAAAAACAGACGGACAAGCTTATCATGGTTGCTACCGATGGTCGGCGCCTGGCCTATATCGATAAACCTGTTGGCGCAAATATAAAGGACTTTGCCGGCATTATAGTACCTCCAAAGATTCTCAATACCATTATGAGGTGGGCCGGGGATGAAGGGTTTGTAAGCATTTCTATCACGGATAAGATAATTTTTATCCAGTTTGGTTCCTATCAGCTTTCTTCAGTGTTAATTGAAGGCCAGTTCCCCAATTATCACCGGGTTATTCCTGAAAGCCAGAGCTATTCCTTTTCCATGAACCGGCTTGAAATGCTGGATGCCCTGAAGCGGGTTTCCCTTCTAGTGGAACAAAAATCCCGGCGGGTATACCTTGGGGTTTCCCCGGGGCTTATGTCTATTTCTTCAGAGGAAAGCGATATAGGGACCGCCAAGGAAGAGATACCCTGTAAGTACGAAGGGGAGGATGTGTCCATGGCCCTTAATTATCGGTACATTGAAGAGCCCCTTAAGGTTATGAGCGAGGTAGAGATTAGTGTCCACTTTACGGAGCCAAACAAGGTGATAACCATAAAGCCGGCGCCGGAAAAGGACTTCTTCCATATCCTTATGCCCATGCAGCTCGATTAA
- the recF gene encoding DNA replication/repair protein RecF (All proteins in this family for which functions are known are DNA-binding proteins that assist the filamentation of RecA onto DNA for the initiation of recombination or recombinational repair.), translated as MPFETLRTAAFRNLEDIEVDVRGKDIFLVGENGQGKTNFLEALYFCSYAASFRGVRDNEVVCTGEKDFSAAVKLSGSLYNRILVKFEKGKKSVTIDGKPLEDRKDLLEISPCIVFCHEDMEFVAGAPERRRWFFDQCLSLYDPVYLDDLRRYRKILKTRNAVLREAQGNANRSQVYSVLDALDSQMAVYGLRLMEKREEAAKLFSETFGPLYETVAEIEGIEVRYTPSWNRKTAGLESLTAYLEERRDMDLSAGLCLSGPHRDRYGFTCAGADFSAKASTGQRRLLALLLRIAQARRFSEMTGRNPVLLLDDVLLELDPEKRRRLLSVMPGYDQAFYTFLPEEPYERYRKSDTLVYYMQGGRASARGDA; from the coding sequence ATGCCCTTTGAAACCCTGCGAACCGCTGCTTTCCGGAACCTTGAGGATATTGAAGTAGATGTGCGGGGAAAGGACATATTTCTGGTCGGTGAAAACGGTCAGGGAAAAACCAATTTTTTGGAAGCCCTCTATTTTTGTTCCTATGCCGCTTCTTTCAGGGGAGTACGGGATAACGAAGTTGTCTGTACCGGAGAAAAGGATTTTTCTGCAGCAGTAAAACTATCCGGTTCACTCTACAACCGGATACTGGTAAAATTTGAAAAAGGAAAAAAATCGGTTACCATTGACGGGAAACCCCTGGAGGACCGGAAGGATCTTCTGGAGATAAGCCCCTGCATTGTGTTCTGTCATGAGGACATGGAATTTGTTGCCGGCGCTCCGGAACGGCGGCGATGGTTTTTTGATCAGTGTTTAAGCCTCTATGATCCGGTGTATCTGGATGACCTCAGAAGGTACCGTAAAATTTTAAAAACCCGGAATGCCGTGCTGAGGGAAGCCCAGGGAAATGCAAACCGCAGTCAGGTCTATTCTGTTCTTGATGCCCTGGACTCCCAGATGGCAGTCTACGGCTTACGTCTCATGGAAAAAAGGGAAGAGGCAGCCAAGCTCTTTTCTGAAACCTTTGGGCCCCTCTACGAAACAGTGGCGGAAATAGAGGGGATTGAAGTACGGTACACTCCTTCCTGGAACAGAAAAACTGCGGGCCTCGAATCCCTTACAGCATACCTGGAGGAACGGCGGGATATGGATCTTTCCGCAGGGCTTTGCCTGTCCGGGCCCCACCGGGACCGTTACGGCTTTACCTGCGCCGGCGCCGATTTTTCCGCCAAGGCCTCCACAGGCCAGCGGCGCCTTCTGGCCCTGCTTCTGCGCATTGCCCAGGCCCGCCGCTTCTCCGAAATGACGGGCCGTAATCCGGTGCTGCTTCTGGACGACGTGCTCCTGGAACTGGACCCGGAAAAGCGGCGGCGCCTCCTTTCGGTGATGCCCGGTTATGATCAGGCCTTCTATACCTTTCTCCCCGAGGAACCCTATGAGCGGTATCGTAAATCCGATACCCTGGTGTATTATATGCAGGGCGGTCGGGCATCCGCCCGGGGAGATGCATGA
- a CDS encoding DUF721 domain-containing protein: protein MKRAGELLSSFFDEGFLKTAREYSDLFSSWQSIAGDKIAAHSWVRELERSVLLVEADHPGWIQILQTKEKYLLDTLRRRFPEQNITGIAFRLSREPPGPGQLRAGMEPGGTAPETRPAGSGDGSGVELHPASPEEGSGGDVGLAESSGEALGEQAGAIESDGGDPYGKISDENFRETLKRLEEGIISRNKLG, encoded by the coding sequence ATGAAAAGAGCAGGTGAACTTCTTTCCTCATTTTTTGACGAAGGTTTTCTGAAAACCGCCCGGGAATATTCGGACTTATTTTCCTCCTGGCAGTCCATTGCGGGGGACAAGATCGCTGCCCACTCCTGGGTCCGGGAGCTGGAACGCTCTGTCCTGCTAGTGGAGGCGGACCACCCCGGGTGGATACAGATTTTGCAGACAAAAGAGAAGTATCTCCTGGACACCCTGCGCCGCCGTTTCCCGGAACAGAACATTACCGGCATTGCCTTCCGTTTGAGCCGGGAGCCGCCAGGGCCGGGCCAATTACGGGCCGGTATGGAGCCGGGAGGCACTGCGCCGGAGACGCGCCCAGCGGGTTCGGGGGATGGTTCCGGTGTGGAACTTCACCCGGCGAGTCCGGAGGAGGGGTCCGGGGGAGATGTGGGCTTAGCAGAAAGCTCCGGGGAAGCCCTTGGGGAACAGGCCGGCGCCATAGAATCGGACGGCGGCGACCCTTACGGGAAAATAAGCGACGAGAATTTCAGGGAAACTCTGAAACGGTTGGAAGAAGGGATTATTTCCAGGAATAAATTGGGGTAA
- a CDS encoding RsmE family RNA methyltransferase encodes MNIILFEPPELGKPLPKRDERTIHLLKVLHKKPGDTFDAGILRDKPGIPGEASRGAGKIEAIEPDGALAYSLDLDEIPPPRLPIRIAVGFPRPIQIRRILRDLSNLGLEAVDFIGTELGEKSYRDTKLFTDGGARAALIEGAVQARDTTIPELSLYPSLIEWLEKRPWDKAPDAGNSPAKADVARGAGQESATCNEVSRATCNEVPRALLIAPDNVRPSGAMASLPPHGGPIVLAIGPERGWSDRERDLLDKAGFARLSLGNRALRTETACITAAVLAMEKIGALW; translated from the coding sequence GTGAACATCATCCTCTTTGAACCCCCGGAGCTGGGAAAGCCCCTTCCCAAGCGGGACGAACGGACCATACACCTGCTCAAGGTGCTGCACAAAAAACCCGGCGATACCTTTGACGCGGGAATCCTCAGGGACAAGCCGGGCATTCCCGGAGAAGCCTCCCGGGGCGCCGGAAAAATCGAAGCGATAGAGCCGGACGGGGCCTTAGCCTATTCCCTGGACCTGGACGAAATCCCGCCCCCCCGCTTGCCCATACGGATAGCCGTGGGTTTTCCCCGGCCCATACAGATACGCCGTATCCTGCGGGACCTTTCCAACCTGGGCCTGGAAGCGGTGGACTTTATAGGGACCGAGCTGGGCGAAAAGAGCTACCGGGATACCAAACTGTTTACCGATGGCGGCGCCCGGGCCGCTCTTATTGAAGGGGCGGTCCAGGCCCGGGATACCACCATCCCGGAACTTTCACTCTATCCCAGCCTGATAGAGTGGCTGGAAAAACGGCCCTGGGATAAAGCCCCGGACGCGGGGAACTCTCCGGCTAAAGCCGATGTTGCAAGGGGCGCCGGGCAGGAAAGCGCCACTTGTAACGAAGTTTCCCGCGCAACTTGCAACGAAGTCCCCCGTGCACTGCTGATTGCCCCGGACAATGTCCGCCCCTCAGGCGCCATGGCGAGCCTTCCCCCCCACGGGGGGCCGATAGTCCTGGCCATAGGCCCGGAACGGGGCTGGTCTGACCGGGAACGGGACCTGCTGGACAAAGCCGGCTTTGCCCGGCTCTCCCTAGGGAACCGGGCACTGCGCACCGAAACCGCCTGTATAACAGCGGCAGTACTGGCTATGGAAAAAATCGGGGCGCTTTGGTAA
- a CDS encoding sugar ABC transporter ATP-binding protein yields the protein MAVDLVTVEHISKSFSGVAALRDVKFDLRPGEVHALLGENGAGKSTLMKIISGVYTRDAGDFYVNGDKISGDLSPQTAQNLGIGIIHQELNLCPHLTVAENIFLNREFTVTGFLNTKKQNEESKGYLQQLNLDIDPNTRVSELPVSKRQMVEICKTLSMNARIIIMDEPTSALTEKEIEDLFKVIALLKSEGRGIIYISHRLEELSRIVDRVTILRDGQYVKTLNFAETGLPEIISLMVGRDLTEKFPRIEVSRGEKVLEVKGLSSPHGAGVKNVSFNLYKGEILAFAGLMGAGRTETVRAISGADRMSGGEVIINGKPVAIRSPRDAIRNGLFCAPEDRKQDGLCVKMTLAENITLPSLDIISRFGIISKNLEAKKSKEMMQSLKIKSPSVEQYVRNLSGGNQQKVVVGKWLMRDAQVVIFDEPTRGIDVASKIEIYNIINELKKNGIGVMFVSSELPEVLGMSDRIIVMCNGKITAELVTKDTNQEEILHYATQY from the coding sequence ATGGCGGTCGATTTAGTTACGGTTGAGCACATATCGAAGTCATTTTCCGGCGTTGCGGCCCTGAGGGATGTCAAATTTGATCTTCGGCCCGGTGAGGTTCATGCCCTGCTGGGTGAAAACGGGGCGGGAAAATCTACTTTGATGAAGATCATTTCCGGGGTCTACACCCGGGATGCGGGGGATTTTTATGTTAACGGGGATAAGATAAGCGGTGACTTGAGCCCCCAGACCGCCCAGAACCTGGGCATAGGGATCATTCACCAGGAATTGAACCTCTGCCCCCACCTGACGGTGGCGGAAAATATTTTTTTGAACCGGGAATTTACGGTTACGGGGTTTCTTAATACAAAAAAGCAGAACGAAGAATCAAAGGGCTATTTACAGCAGCTTAACCTGGACATTGATCCCAATACCCGGGTGAGCGAACTGCCGGTTTCCAAACGGCAGATGGTGGAGATATGCAAGACCCTGTCCATGAACGCCCGGATAATTATCATGGATGAACCCACTTCGGCGCTGACAGAAAAGGAGATAGAGGATCTTTTTAAGGTAATTGCCCTGCTGAAAAGCGAAGGCCGGGGGATCATCTATATATCCCACCGCCTGGAGGAGCTGTCCCGCATTGTGGACAGGGTTACTATTCTGCGGGATGGACAGTACGTTAAGACCCTTAACTTTGCCGAAACGGGTCTTCCGGAAATTATCAGCCTTATGGTGGGCCGGGACCTGACAGAAAAATTCCCCCGGATAGAAGTAAGCCGGGGAGAAAAGGTGCTGGAGGTAAAGGGCCTGTCCTCCCCCCATGGCGCGGGGGTAAAAAACGTTTCCTTCAATTTGTACAAGGGAGAGATCCTCGCCTTTGCGGGACTCATGGGTGCCGGCCGGACTGAAACGGTTCGGGCAATTTCCGGCGCCGACCGGATGAGCGGCGGGGAAGTAATAATCAACGGGAAACCCGTGGCTATCCGCAGCCCCAGGGACGCCATCCGCAACGGGCTTTTCTGCGCCCCTGAGGATCGCAAACAGGACGGCCTCTGTGTCAAGATGACCCTTGCAGAAAACATCACCCTGCCGAGTCTGGATATCATATCCAGGTTCGGGATTATCAGCAAAAATCTGGAAGCGAAAAAATCCAAAGAGATGATGCAGAGCCTCAAAATAAAGTCTCCCAGCGTCGAACAGTATGTGCGGAATTTGTCCGGGGGAAATCAGCAGAAGGTAGTGGTGGGAAAATGGCTCATGCGAGATGCCCAGGTGGTGATCTTTGATGAGCCGACCCGGGGCATTGACGTGGCTTCAAAAATAGAGATCTACAATATTATCAATGAACTGAAAAAGAACGGCATCGGCGTGATGTTTGTGTCGTCCGAATTGCCTGAGGTGCTGGGCATGTCTGACAGGATTATTGTTATGTGCAACGGCAAGATTACTGCGGAACTGGTGACGAAAGATACTAACCAGGAAGAAATCCTCCATTATGCAACCCAATATTAA
- a CDS encoding ABC transporter permease → MSDSAAKSGLKIQVSRSQKQLLSTFSGLFILGVVFSILSPYFFSVNNLLTVATQTAVIAIIAIGQTYVLITGGIDLSIGSNIALSAMVAGLVMRAQLPVPLAICAGLVTGAISGAVGGILVAIANIPPFIATLGTMTIARGLALTLTQAIPISGLPKSFTVLGTGSTLGIPNPVIVMVLLVVVFGFILAKTKLGRHVYATGSNFEAARLSGVNTKKVLITVYVFSGLLAAFAGLIMAARIISAQPAGGDGYELDAVASSVIGGTSTMGGEGTAAGTFIGAFVIGVLRNGLNLIGVSPFIQKIVIGIVIVASVFLDRMRKKD, encoded by the coding sequence ATGAGCGATAGTGCGGCAAAAAGCGGTTTGAAAATACAGGTGTCCCGGTCACAGAAACAATTGCTGTCAACCTTCAGCGGCTTGTTCATCCTTGGGGTGGTTTTTTCCATATTAAGCCCCTACTTCTTTTCGGTGAACAACCTCCTGACCGTGGCTACCCAGACGGCGGTGATCGCCATCATCGCCATTGGGCAGACTTATGTGCTTATCACCGGGGGCATTGACCTGTCCATCGGTTCCAACATCGCCCTGTCTGCCATGGTGGCCGGGCTGGTCATGCGGGCCCAGCTGCCGGTACCCCTGGCAATTTGCGCCGGGCTGGTCACCGGGGCGATCTCCGGGGCGGTCGGCGGCATACTGGTCGCCATTGCCAATATCCCGCCCTTTATCGCAACCCTGGGAACCATGACCATAGCCCGGGGTTTGGCTTTGACCTTGACCCAGGCTATTCCCATCAGCGGCCTGCCGAAAAGCTTTACGGTGTTGGGAACCGGAAGTACCCTGGGCATACCGAACCCGGTTATTGTAATGGTGCTTCTGGTGGTTGTTTTTGGATTTATCCTGGCAAAGACGAAGCTGGGCAGGCATGTCTACGCCACGGGAAGCAACTTCGAAGCGGCGCGACTTTCCGGGGTAAACACCAAAAAAGTTCTGATCACGGTGTATGTTTTTTCAGGGCTTCTGGCGGCTTTTGCAGGGCTTATCATGGCGGCGCGGATCATCTCCGCCCAGCCTGCAGGAGGGGACGGGTATGAGCTGGACGCGGTGGCCTCTTCGGTCATTGGCGGCACCAGCACCATGGGCGGTGAGGGAACTGCGGCGGGGACGTTTATCGGCGCCTTCGTCATCGGAGTTCTCAGGAATGGCCTTAACCTGATCGGGGTATCTCCCTTTATTCAGAAAATTGTTATCGGCATCGTGATTGTGGCTTCCGTATTCCTGGATAGGATGCGGAAGAAGGATTAA
- a CDS encoding ABC transporter substrate-binding protein translates to MKKKILLLAVCFAALVGVLPIWAGGKADDSGKVKAIFIAMDAMDEYWLNIQNGAKAKAAELGNIDLTFNAPAGKNDPATQLQMVEDAITQKIQILLIAPNHADALVPGIEKAKKAGLKVIFVDSGANTEDYDSFLFTDNAAAARLAADTLAAQIGGSGKIAIINAQAGAGTTMTRENEFKDQIKTKYPNITVVGTQYSDGDRTRALNIATDFMTANPDLVGIYACNEGATIGAGNGIEQAGKAGKVKLVGFDSSADTTALIKRDVLQATMVQNPYKMGYQGLQLGVDVLQGKAVQKRFDTGVTVATKENVDSL, encoded by the coding sequence ATGAAAAAGAAAATTTTATTACTCGCGGTATGTTTTGCCGCGCTGGTTGGTGTTCTGCCAATCTGGGCCGGTGGTAAAGCTGACGACAGTGGAAAGGTTAAAGCTATTTTCATAGCCATGGATGCCATGGATGAATATTGGCTGAACATTCAGAACGGCGCCAAAGCCAAGGCTGCGGAACTGGGTAATATTGACCTTACCTTCAATGCACCGGCTGGGAAAAATGATCCCGCCACACAGCTCCAGATGGTGGAAGATGCCATCACCCAGAAAATACAGATACTGCTGATTGCGCCGAACCATGCAGATGCTCTGGTTCCGGGAATTGAGAAGGCCAAGAAAGCAGGGCTCAAGGTAATTTTTGTAGACTCTGGTGCCAATACCGAGGACTATGATTCCTTCCTGTTCACCGACAACGCCGCCGCCGCACGGCTCGCTGCGGACACCCTTGCCGCGCAAATCGGCGGAAGCGGTAAAATCGCCATCATCAATGCCCAGGCGGGCGCCGGGACCACCATGACCCGGGAGAATGAGTTTAAGGATCAGATTAAAACCAAATATCCTAACATCACCGTGGTGGGGACCCAGTATTCCGACGGGGATCGGACTAGGGCACTCAATATCGCCACGGACTTCATGACTGCCAACCCCGACCTTGTCGGCATCTACGCCTGTAATGAAGGCGCCACCATTGGCGCCGGCAATGGTATTGAGCAGGCCGGGAAAGCGGGTAAGGTAAAACTTGTTGGGTTTGACTCCTCTGCGGATACCACTGCGCTGATCAAGCGTGATGTTCTCCAGGCCACCATGGTGCAGAATCCCTACAAGATGGGTTACCAGGGACTGCAGCTTGGGGTGGATGTGCTCCAGGGCAAAGCGGTTCAGAAAAGGTTTGATACCGGCGTAACTGTGGCTACCAAGGAAAATGTTGATAGCCTTTAG
- a CDS encoding LacI family DNA-binding transcriptional regulator, whose translation MKQITITDIAREAGVSKATVSRVLSNPQLVSEKTTKKILSIIDKYSYTPNVLAQGLAGLPTKNIGVIVDEFPNTFYIELAEGIDSVISANNYFFQVMSSHWLPEREAQGIRSMLMNRVDGILIAPISPESLAVDLLKKSGLPFVLMNCNSPDPDISYVCCDNYKGGSLMAEHINSLGREQVIIISVADHQSVQDRLAGFEDHLHAETNRVTRYFNAKTYQDGYKLAPDLVEHDSIRTKKTTLFVANDYVAMGIVVRLMEMGIPIPAQVAVAGFDDIRISAFCKVPLTTVSQSVFDMGRIAAASLMHLIKKDGQAPFKHTIEPRLVVRDSTCPPVPKKEGAL comes from the coding sequence ATGAAGCAAATTACCATCACCGATATTGCCAGGGAGGCCGGAGTTTCCAAGGCCACGGTATCGCGGGTATTGTCCAACCCCCAGCTGGTAAGCGAAAAAACTACGAAAAAGATACTCTCCATCATTGATAAATATTCCTATACCCCAAATGTCCTTGCCCAGGGGCTCGCCGGGCTGCCCACCAAAAACATCGGTGTAATCGTTGATGAATTTCCCAATACTTTTTATATAGAGCTGGCAGAGGGCATTGACAGCGTAATTTCAGCTAATAATTACTTTTTTCAGGTCATGAGTTCCCATTGGCTGCCAGAACGGGAAGCCCAGGGGATCCGCTCCATGCTCATGAACCGGGTTGACGGCATATTAATTGCCCCGATTTCCCCGGAGTCCCTGGCGGTGGACCTGCTTAAAAAATCCGGCCTCCCCTTTGTGCTGATGAACTGCAACTCCCCGGATCCCGATATATCCTATGTCTGCTGCGATAATTACAAGGGCGGAAGCCTCATGGCGGAACATATCAATTCCCTGGGCCGGGAACAGGTGATAATCATCTCTGTGGCGGACCATCAGTCGGTACAGGATCGGCTTGCGGGTTTTGAGGACCATCTTCACGCCGAAACCAACCGGGTAACCCGGTACTTCAACGCTAAGACCTACCAGGACGGCTATAAACTCGCCCCGGACCTGGTGGAACACGATTCCATCAGGACAAAAAAAACCACCCTCTTTGTGGCAAACGACTATGTAGCCATGGGGATTGTGGTCCGGCTCATGGAAATGGGCATCCCCATTCCCGCCCAGGTTGCGGTAGCGGGCTTTGATGATATCCGTATTTCCGCCTTCTGCAAGGTGCCCCTTACCACGGTTTCCCAGTCGGTCTTTGATATGGGGCGGATTGCGGCGGCATCCCTGATGCATCTTATCAAAAAAGACGGCCAGGCGCCCTTCAAGCACACCATCGAACCCCGTCTCGTAGTCCGGGATTCAACCTGCCCTCCGGTGCCAAAAAAAGAGGGCGCCCTTTAG